Part of the Gemmatimonadota bacterium genome, GCGTGGGCAGCCCGGACCGGGCCCTGCTGGGAGGTTCGGTCAACGCGGACGAACTTGCCGCGGATGTCTTCCGGAAAATGGAAAACGCGAAGGCAGAAGCGGGGATCGGCCGATACAACGAGGCCCGCCAGGTCTATACGGCCGATCAATTCATGCTCGACTCCGACGAGATGCCGGAACGTCGGACCATACACCTCGGGATGGATGTTTTCCTGCCCGCCGGATCTCCGGTCTACGCCCCACTGGAGGGAAAGGTCCACAGCTTCCGGAACAACACTCAGCCGCTGGATTACGGGCCGTGCATCATTCTTGAGCACACCGCGGAAGTAACGGACGGTTCAGCAGGTTCCGCCCAGGCGCTCTACACGCTGTACGGCCACCTGAGCGTGGAGTCGCTGACCGGTCTATACGAAGGAAAGCAGATAGAGAAAGGTGAACGGTTCGCATCCCTCGGCGACCCGACGGTCAATGGAGGCTGGCCGCCCCACCTGCACTTTCAGATCGTCACGGACATGCTTGGCAACGCGGGAGACTTCCCCGGCGTGGGAGGACCGAGCCAGCGGAACGTCTGGCTGAGCCTGTCTCCGGATCCGAACGTCATCCTGGGCGTACCCGCGGAGGTATTTCCACGGGAGCAACGGACTACACGGGAGATCCTTGCATCCCGCCGCCACCATATCGGCAGGTCCCTCAGCATCTCCTACCGGCGTCCCCTGAAGATTGTCCGGGGCCACATGCAGTACCTGTACGACGATGAAGGACGCGCGTTTCTCGACGCCGTGAACAACGTGCCCCACGTGGGGCACAGCCATCCGGAGGTGGTTCGGGCCGCCCAGCGTCAGATGACGGTGCTGAACACCAACACCCGCTACCTCCACGACAATCTCGTCGATTACGCCGAACGCCTCTGCACGAAGCTGCCCGACCCCCTCAGCGTATGCTTCTTCGTGAATTCAGGCAGCGAGGCGAACGACCTCGCCCTCCGCCTGGCGCGGAGTCATACCGGACAACGCGACCTGCTCATCCTGGACGGGGCCTATCACGGCAACCTGACGTCATTGATCGATATCAGTCCATACAAGTTCGACGGACCGGGGGGTGACGGTGCGCCGTCCCACGTACACAAAACGCCTCTGCCCGACCCCTACCGTGGTCCGTACAAAGGTTATTCGCCGGAAACGGGTGCGTGGTACGCGGAGCACGTACGCGAACGTATCGATTCGCTCGCGGAACACGACCGTGGCCTCAGCGCCTTCATCGCCGAGTCCCTGCCCGGTTGCGGCGGACAGATCGTACTGCCGGACGGATATTTCAGATCGGTGTTCCACCAGGTGCGCGAAGCGGGCGGCGTGTGCATCGCCGACGAGGTACAGGTGGGATTCGGACGCGTGGGTTCGCACTTCTGGGGATTCGAGACCCAGGACGCGGTACCGGACATCGTCACCCTGGGAAAGCCTATCGGCAACGGCCACCCGCTGGGCGCCGTGGTTACCACCCCCGAGATCGCGGGCGCTTTCGACAACGGCATGGAGTATTTCAACACCTTCGGGGGGAATCCCGTCTCCTGCGCCATCGGCCTGGCGGTGCTGGACGTCATCGAGAAAGAAGGCCTGCAGGCCAATGCCCTGGAGGTGGGCGGCTACCTGATGGAGGGACTCCGCGCCCTGGCGCCGGACCACCCGATCATCGGCGACGTCCGCGGCATGGGGCTCTACGTGGGCGTGGAACTCGTGCTGGACCGCGACACGCTGGAGCCGGGCGGACACCAGGCCTCCTACGTGGCCAACCGGATGCGGGACCACGGGGTGCTGATCAGCACCGACGGCCCCCTGCACAACGTCCTGAAGATCAAGCCGCCCCTGGTCTTCACCCGGGAGAACGCCGACTATCTCCTGCACTGTCTGGGCAAGGTACTGAAAGAAGACTACCTGCGGAATCGGTCCCGGTCCTAGAGCATCACGCCCCCCACCAGATTGTTCCCCACGTAGACGCCGCGGTAGAGCGTCTGGCGCAGGGGCGGCATGGAGGCGAGCAGCTCCGGATGGGGATCCCAGTTGTGCCACCTGGAGTTGACGGAGTTGTAGCAGCTGAAAATGGCGACGCGCGGATACTTCTCGCTGACCCACGGCCTTCCGCTGTGCGTCAGGGCCTCGGTGAAGAACATCAGCGATCCAGCCGGACAGGTATATGTATCCCAGATCGGCGAGTCCGGCGACTGGATGGAGGACGGCGTGGGAAAGACGGACTTGTGGCTGCCGGTTACCAGGAGCGTGCCGTTCCCCTCCTCCACCGGGTTCAACTCCCAGACCACCCGGGTCAGCGCGGAGTTGGCCTTCCCGGGAATGCAGCGGTAGAGATGGGAGTCGCCGGGGAGCCGCAGCATGCCGTTCCCGTTGTGGGGCCCGAACTCGCCGTCTCCGGCTTCCCGGTAGAACAGAGTGGCCGATTCCTGCCTGAAACCGTAGCAGATCTGGTTGGACAGGCCGGGATAGGCCAGGAATTCGTTCATGAACCCCACCACCCGCGGATGATCCGTCAGGCTTTGCAGCGGACCGCCGAGCGCCGACCGCTCTCGTTCAGGTATGGATTCCGGATCATGGTGCAGTTGCAGGCAGAACGCCCGCATCTCCGCACATTCGGCTTCGGAAAGCACCCCGGGGATCAAAAGCCAGCCGTCCTTGTCGAACAGGTACTTCTGTTCGTCCGTCGGCGGGATCACGTCCCGACCGTCGGCGTTCACCCTGGTCAGATCGGCCTGGTTCTCATCCAGGCGCGCGCCCAGGTTCTTGTCGATGATAAACGCTCCGTTGGATGACATGCGTATTCCTCCCTGTGGTTGATTTGAGAAGTGCGGTCAGTCACCGTCTGATCCGACGGTGTCGAATTCGATTCCCTGGGCCAGCGGGAGATCGGTGGACCAGTTGACGGTATTGGTCTGGCGGCGCATGTAGGCTTTCCAGGCGTCCGAGCCCGATTCGCGGCCGCCGCCCGTCTCCTTCTCGCCGCCGAAGGCCCCGCCGATCTCGGCGCCGGACGTGCCGATGTTCACGTTTGCGATGCCGCAGTCCGAGCCCGTCGCGGAGAGAAACCGCTCCGCCTCGCGCAGGCTGTCGGTGAAGATCGCGCTGGAAAGCCCCTGGGGCACGTCGTTGTGGAGGTCGATGGCCTC contains:
- a CDS encoding aminotransferase class III-fold pyridoxal phosphate-dependent enzyme, giving the protein MSVISEKRPRFTPEEAAELALSLYGVTGTLSPLPSERDQNFRLTADNEEVFVLKISGAGEKRGILELQHDALDHLAGRFDETEWPRVCRTKDDSGITRIDGRNGLRHLVRMLTYIDGWPLCDVKPHSPGLLRDLGVFLARLTRALADFSHVEKQPDLIWNMDNGPEVVHRFADLIPDSGRRRLVTGFCEAYESAVGPHLASLPRQVIHNDANDQNVLVRLAHPDDPASSEHRIAGLIDFGDMAQSCALYEPAVAAAYVMLGKSEPLSAAAHVVAGYHAEHPLTDLDLKLLYHCAVMRLCMSVAISAHQQVAEPENTYLSVSEKNAWDLLKKLEGTSPSFVEYLFRDACELPPCPQTPGIEAYLASKRGSFAPVMGPDVDLSTAVAFDLSVGSPDRALLGGSVNADELAADVFRKMENAKAEAGIGRYNEARQVYTADQFMLDSDEMPERRTIHLGMDVFLPAGSPVYAPLEGKVHSFRNNTQPLDYGPCIILEHTAEVTDGSAGSAQALYTLYGHLSVESLTGLYEGKQIEKGERFASLGDPTVNGGWPPHLHFQIVTDMLGNAGDFPGVGGPSQRNVWLSLSPDPNVILGVPAEVFPREQRTTREILASRRHHIGRSLSISYRRPLKIVRGHMQYLYDDEGRAFLDAVNNVPHVGHSHPEVVRAAQRQMTVLNTNTRYLHDNLVDYAERLCTKLPDPLSVCFFVNSGSEANDLALRLARSHTGQRDLLILDGAYHGNLTSLIDISPYKFDGPGGDGAPSHVHKTPLPDPYRGPYKGYSPETGAWYAEHVRERIDSLAEHDRGLSAFIAESLPGCGGQIVLPDGYFRSVFHQVREAGGVCIADEVQVGFGRVGSHFWGFETQDAVPDIVTLGKPIGNGHPLGAVVTTPEIAGAFDNGMEYFNTFGGNPVSCAIGLAVLDVIEKEGLQANALEVGGYLMEGLRALAPDHPIIGDVRGMGLYVGVELVLDRDTLEPGGHQASYVANRMRDHGVLISTDGPLHNVLKIKPPLVFTRENADYLLHCLGKVLKEDYLRNRSRS
- a CDS encoding phytanoyl-CoA dioxygenase family protein → MSSNGAFIIDKNLGARLDENQADLTRVNADGRDVIPPTDEQKYLFDKDGWLLIPGVLSEAECAEMRAFCLQLHHDPESIPERERSALGGPLQSLTDHPRVVGFMNEFLAYPGLSNQICYGFRQESATLFYREAGDGEFGPHNGNGMLRLPGDSHLYRCIPGKANSALTRVVWELNPVEEGNGTLLVTGSHKSVFPTPSSIQSPDSPIWDTYTCPAGSLMFFTEALTHSGRPWVSEKYPRVAIFSCYNSVNSRWHNWDPHPELLASMPPLRQTLYRGVYVGNNLVGGVML